In the Thermomicrobiales bacterium genome, CGCCGTGATCACTGGTTGTGACAATCCGGCTTGCTGCGAAGCGATACGGATGGGGAGGACACAGAAGTGTCGAAGTTTCCGGACGCGTCGGATTCAATCCCGTCGGGCGTTCGCACATCGGGAGTGGCGCGCCTGTTCGTCGTATCCGATGGCGGCGGCGCGACCGCAGAAGCGGCGATCGACGCGGCGATGGTGCAGTTTCCGGACACAGAGTTCGCAATCACCCGCCGGCCAGGTGTGCGCACGCGCGACCAGGTTCTCAGCGTCGTGCGCGAGGCATCGGCCGACCAGGGGATTATCGTTCACACCATCGTGATCCAGGAACTCCGGCAGATTCTGGTCCGCGAGTGTCGCCAGCGGATCATCCCGCATTTCGATCTCATTGGCCCGCTGATCGGTCATATCTCGCAGCAGGTCGGAATGCGACCGGTGTTCCAGCCAGGAATCTCGCGCGGAATAGACACCGACTACTTCCAGCGAATCGACGCTATCCAGTTCACGGTCCAGCACGATGACGGCCAGAGCTCCAGCACGCTCGACCAGGCCGATCTGGTGCTGGTGGGGGTCTCGCGGTCATCCAAGACGCCGCTTTCGATCTTCCTCTCGATGCGCGGCTGGCGGGTCGCAAATATCCCGATCGTCCTTGGCGTGCCGCCACCACCTCAGCTACAGACGATGGATCAGCACAAGATCGTCGCGGTGACGATCGATTCGCCGTATTTGCGTGAGATTCGGCGGAATCGGCTTCAGGCACTCGGTCAGCAGATCGACGGCGCATATGCCGACGCGGACAAGATCGACGAGGAGATGACCTACTTCCGGCGGATCGTCCGCAGTGGCTATCCATGGCCGATCGTCAACATCACCGGCAAGTCGGTCGAGGAGGCAGCCAAAGAAATTATTGCGATCATCGAGGAGCAGCGCGCGCTCGAAGACCCACTCTACGGCACGCCGCTCCCCGCGCCACTCCTGCGTAGCGACGAGCAGCGGCCGTGACGCGCAACGCGCCGGTGGATGACTATGGCTGGTGTCGGAGTCAGTCCTTCTTCTTGAACAATCCGCCGGCCAGGTCGCTGATCTTGTCGCCCAGGCCCGAGGGGATCTTGTCCGAGAATTGGTCAAGCCCCGGGATCTTCTCGACCATCGCCCGCAACTGCTCGTCGGAGGCATGGCTGGCGAAGAAATCGGTAACGACCGACACCGCCTTGTGCGCCTGCTCGGCGCTCAGTCCTGCCTTCTCCTGCAATTCCTGAAGTAGCTGATCCATTCATCTCTCCCGTTACAGAGTCGAACGGCCGAACCGATCGGCGCAACGTGAACACCGTGTGTCAGGACGTTGCCGCCGTTGCGTCGTGGGCCTTTGTCTCGGCCTCGCTGCCAGTCAGCGTGAGATGGATCTTATCGCCATCGACCTCGCGGACCCAATCCATCGGGATGCGAATGTCGTGGGTGAAGATCCAGCCCTTCTTGATCAGAAAGCCCGTGACCTCGCCGTCGGTGTTGACGTACACCTCCTCGACGGTCCCGATCTTCTTTTCGTCGGATCCGACGACGTCGGTTCCTGCGCTGATGAGGGTGTTTGTCTCTTCGAGGTTCGACTGATTCTGGAGGATCGGTGGGTTAGTTGGCGCAGCGTCGTAGAAGCTATCGCTGCGCCCCTCGTAGCCGCGGCCGATGAACGGCGCGCCGTAGAGGTAGAGCCCCCCGCTCGCGCTCGGCTGTACATAAGGAAGCGAGTCGTAATCCCCGCGCGGCACTTCGACGAACTGCCTCGTGACGAACGTCGGAAGCTGCGCGGCGTCCTTCTCGGATAGATCGAGTGTCAGCGCGTTGCTGGCCTCGCCGGATATCATCGACATGTCGACGATATGGTCGTGATTGCCAATCAACCCGCCGCCCACGATCAAGCTGAGAATCTGCTTCGACGCCGGGTCAAACACCAGCTTTCTGACAGCGCCAAGCTTGTGACCGTCCGATGTCAAGACATCCATGCCCAGATCGATATTCATACTGTCCTCCGTTTCGCGCTTGAAAGAGTCCTGAGACGGGAAACGCAAGGCATATGCCATCTGGTTGTCGTCGCGGTTACGATCAGTATCCTGCCGGCGTCATGTCTGTTCAGTCTGCCAGGTGAGGAGGGACGCCGGAATGACCATCGACTCGTTTGAGTCGATGCCGGACGACGCCGGGAACGACGGAATTCATCGCTGTGCCAGCGGCTGCGGTTGCCCAGGTTGTGTTCCAGGAGGTGGTCATGCCCTGGAGGCTACGACAGAACGGGGCGGCTGACAGATACGGTGCTTGATAACGCGCGCGACACGACCGGCGCTCGACTGAGCGCCGGCCGTTGTCCGTCTGCGGTGGGCTAGGAGTTTCCGACCTTCGCGCCGTCGAACGATTCCTCGCGGGCGTTGCGCCGCATGAAGGTGAGGTACTCGTCCTTCGTCATCGGTGGTTTGGTCGTCTCGAGGATGTGCTTGGCGATCTCGGCGTTGCCGGCCAGCAAGTCGATGACCGTCATCGCCATCAGCTTGGCCGGCAGGATATACGCCTGATACTTGTCCTCGATTGCCCAGTCGGTGCCGTGGCCGGTGCC is a window encoding:
- a CDS encoding pyruvate, water dikinase regulatory protein; this translates as MSKFPDASDSIPSGVRTSGVARLFVVSDGGGATAEAAIDAAMVQFPDTEFAITRRPGVRTRDQVLSVVREASADQGIIVHTIVIQELRQILVRECRQRIIPHFDLIGPLIGHISQQVGMRPVFQPGISRGIDTDYFQRIDAIQFTVQHDDGQSSSTLDQADLVLVGVSRSSKTPLSIFLSMRGWRVANIPIVLGVPPPPQLQTMDQHKIVAVTIDSPYLREIRRNRLQALGQQIDGAYADADKIDEEMTYFRRIVRSGYPWPIVNITGKSVEEAAKEIIAIIEEQRALEDPLYGTPLPAPLLRSDEQRP
- a CDS encoding PRC-barrel domain-containing protein — its product is MNIDLGMDVLTSDGHKLGAVRKLVFDPASKQILSLIVGGGLIGNHDHIVDMSMISGEASNALTLDLSEKDAAQLPTFVTRQFVEVPRGDYDSLPYVQPSASGGLYLYGAPFIGRGYEGRSDSFYDAAPTNPPILQNQSNLEETNTLISAGTDVVGSDEKKIGTVEEVYVNTDGEVTGFLIKKGWIFTHDIRIPMDWVREVDGDKIHLTLTGSEAETKAHDATAATS